CAAAAAAGTCTAGGACACCCATTGATTTCTCTATCGCTAATACAGTGTAGGCTTATTCACAATCCACCAGCTggatttattgtatttatatctGTTTCAATTGTAGTTTGTTATTCTAACAACCCTTCTATAGGTAGGGGTTtgaacagatttttcaaaggcaTTGCCAAAAGGCAATACTGATGTCTAAGGACTTGttacgagagagagaataaaacgtTAGATTAATTTATattagtttgcataatcatttccatagcgaTTGAATCTACATCGGAATGAATTTACACCCGTACGCAGGATTTTGGCCGTCAATTGCGGGGAAAATCAAGTGGTATTTGTGTGCCCGGCAAagaaacttgatacagttcCGACAGAATCGTCTTCACACTTGCACATTTCCGGGAGGCAGCTAtcaatatctgcaagtttacactaAATAATCTAGCGTCTCAAATTTTCTTCGATTCGCCCGCggaaaataatatattagcGTAATATAAACAAGCGTCGTCAATGCAGTGTGTGTGGAACAGTGATTAGGTTCTGCTGTATCAGTTAGAGAAGGTTAAAAATAAACCTGCAAATAAACTCACATTAAGCGGCATGGATATGCCTGAATACACATTGATATCTTGCGGGATGCTAAGACATTTGTTGAATACTCTGGTTGCTTCTGCTCGTTCATTAAGAGAGGAAAGACAGGCATCTTCTGGCTAAAGACAAGTGACATATAGGGCTACAGTATATGGTCCAGCCTACATTACAGTCTATGGTCCAGCCTATATTATAGTCTATAGTACAGTCTATTGTCCAGCCTATCGTACAGTCTATGGTCCAGCCTATCGTACAGTCTGTAGTACAGTCTAAGGTCCAGTCCATAATATAGTATATTGTCCAGTCCATAGTACAGTCCGTCGTCAGCCAATAGTAAAATCTATGGTCCAGTTAATTGCACAGTCTTTGGTCCAGTCTATAGTCTAGTCTATGGCTCTGAGCCACCAATCTGAAGCAAAAAAAGAAGAAGCAAAGAAAGAACACAAAGGCATCACAAGACACGCTGGGTTACCATGGTAGAACACAAGCAGGGGAACATCAAAGAGAAGCGTAGACGCCCCAGCTCTCTGCAAGCCTCGGAACAAAGTGGCTGTGAATTAGAAAGAGACCTGGCAcgcacatactgtatacacacaagTTCgggaaagacacagacacactaacaaacacagGCGGCCCACTAATTTAAATTCccttttccacaaacacacacgcagccTCAATCGAAACACTGTCAGCAAGCAGTGTAGTTAAAAGTTTGCTGGCAAAGCCCACTGCAGGAGAGGGGCTGCTTTTTTAAGAcccgtggggggggggctgggctATCGCGTGGGGGGGCTCTGTCAATTTGCCTTTTATAGCTGCCCACTGCTACGCtggtgggagagggagaaagggagggagggaattgGGAGGGAGAAAGGCAAGGGCAgatgcagagggagagaaagaaggacgCAGGTGCCTAATGGACtggtacacgcacacacacacacacacacgcaggtgtgtgtctttgtcactGAAAGTGTCAAGAAATGGTGTGGGAGTGGTGTTTCTTTGTCTCCTGAATGTCTACATGAATGCCCTTTTATTGGGAGAACGAGCTCGCAGGACGATGATTGACTTTTTTCCGTGTGGGTGTCTTCTGAGAGAGACGGAATGAGCAGGGGGCTTGGAGACCGATGGCCGGGCAGGGGTTCGTTTCGTTAAAGGCAAGCTGTTGCAAATGCTGTTAGCCCTTCCCGAGTGTGTACGGCCATGGTGTTTTGCGGTGAAGGTGCTGGGACGAGAAACATTTTTGTCACCTTTATTCTGTTTAATAAAAGATGTCTTCTTCGTGACTGTGTGAGTGCGTTCAACAGACTGAGAGGGAGCGAGCTGGTTTAGCCTGGGGTCCCATCTCTCTGAGAAGCAGTGAGAGCGTGTGTGGATAGTGAaactctgtccgtctctctgtgtgttcagcCCTGTCTTTTCTTCGTTGCGATTCTTTGTGCATTCAAGATcgagagagaatgagtgaggGTGAGATTActcgtgtgcgcgtgcgcgcgtaTGTCtgcgagtgagagagagagagtgagagagagagagagtgagagagagagctttaGCCTGGCATTTCTTCCCTGTGCTTTTCAGCTTCTCCGTTGAAGGAGGAGGCGTGTCCATGGTGCAGTATAAAGTCCAACGAGAGCCACTCGTGTAGAGCCATTCTCAAGAGCAGCCCTTTTGCACTGCACACCGGTGGAGGAAAGCTGCTGCTGGACTTGGAAAGAGTTGTGTTTGGATGCCCTTTCCTCACACCCGGACTCCGGCGCGCCGCGGACCACGGTCTACGTCAGACCTCATGGGCTCCGGTGAACTCTACTCCAAGGGAGACAGACTCACCTGGATCGAGCGGCGGACGTCCATACCGCTTCCCGACGTATGAAGAGCAACTTTGCGCGCCTCAGAGACGCTCCTCTCAACGGGAGAGAGGGGACGACATATTTGAACTTATTCGAGCGGCCCGGGAATCCTTCTCGCCCAACCTCGTAAAACAGGGTGTTCTGTTCCCTCTCCTGCCACCCGAAACTCTAACCGGCGGGCAACTTAAAAGACTGTTGCCCCCCTCTCCACTGttgccccgcccccccacctCGAACTCACGCACCAGAGCAGGGTCCTAATAGCTGCAAGTGAGCGAACAGAGAAATAGAAGGGGACACTAGTGAACCGATTGCTAAAACAAAAGTGTGTGGAAcattttaccccccccccccacccccaaggGCCGAAAAGGTTTGAAAGCGTTTGAGGCCATGGCGCGATGTGGCGGCGCGGCTGCGGCGCCGCCCTGCTGGGGACTCTGGGCGATGGGCGCCCTTTCCCTGGCGACGCTGTGCCTGACCGACGAGGCCATCCGCTGCCCCGTGTGCTCAGAGGAGCGACTGGCCAGCTGCCGGCCGCCCGATGGCGGCTGCGAGGAGACGGTGAGGGAGCCGGGCTGCGGCTGCTGCCCCGCGTGCGCCCTAGCCAAGGGGGCGCACTGTGGCGTCTACTCGCCCCGCTGCGGTACGGGGCTCCGCTGCTACCCACCGCGGAACGTGGAGAGGCCCCTGCACTCGCTCATGCACGGCCAGGGGTTGTGCACCGACGAAAGGGAGGCGGAGGACAACTCAGGTGAGGCAGCGGCGAAGGATCCGGTTCGAAGTCGGTCCCGCCGATTTTCCTGTATGTGCGTCCCTGGCCGTCGGCCTCTGTTTGAAATGGCTGACGCATCCCGCTGTCCCCCTCCTCTTGGGTGTTATTGTGCTGCACTCTGCCCTCTTAGTCGCGCCCTGGAGCGTCTGAACTGATTTTGGGACGTGGGGGCACGACCACATCGCCACCAAACGGTAGCCTAAATCTGTTTGAGTCTGTATTCCGCTGTTTATGATAGGATGCAACAGTAGATCAAGTACTGGCAGAGTCACCGGACTAGTTAGTATCTCTTCGCAACACTCACTCAGCCTCTCGTGCTCTCTCTCCAACTCGCTGCCTCGGTCTGTTTCGTGCTGGACCACAGCCAGTCCCATCATTTGAGTGCCAGACCAGAGTGCCGGGGCAGGGCCAGAGGGTTCTCTTCTCCCCCCCTGCTCTCACCTGAGGCAGGGGAGAGTGTGACAATGTGCCGCTTGTTGATTCTAATCTCTGCTAAGCCGCGGCccgagagcacacacacacacacgcacgcacacacacacacgcacacatacacaagcagTTCCTCATGCATGGCCTGATGTGACAGCACACACAGTCCCCCTGCTATCTCGAGGCAGAGCAGGTCCCAGTCAGGGAGACTCACTGTAGGGGTTGTGTTGACGGGGGTGTGTAGATGTGTCAGGACGCATATGTACTTTGTgcgtgagtttgtgtgtgtccatgcgtgcatgtgtgtgtgtttaagtttaATGTGAATGTGGGAGTCTGCATTAAATGTGTACCTTCTCAGAGCGTGCGTTTGAGTGTAgctgtatgactgtgtgtgtgtgtctgtgtgtgtaccacAGCACATTGTGCGaatggatgtctgtgtgtgtatcctgtTATTGATCTctgcattttaatataataatatacctgtgtatatatatatatatatatatatatataaataagagtgtttgtatgtgtgtgtttgtattgtaggGAGAGgttgcactgtgtgtgtgtgtgtgtaacaagaGGATGTAATAaaagctgtctgtctgcccataTGAAATGACTCTGTAATGGAGTGCAGCCAGTCCAAGGCTATTAGAGTGCCCTGCGATCCGTAAtttgctctccctctccttcatggATCTGTGCCCcacattcctcctcttcctcttcctcctcttctcctggcACGGCAGGACAGGTCTGACGTCTGACTGATTGACTTTCACCAGAGATCATTCTACTCAGTTTCTCTGCAGACGTCATGTTACAAACTCCCTCTTTTCCCCCCTTTCTCTTTGTAGTCCCGCTCTTACGCTGCAGTAACAGAGGTCTGGTTCCAATTCAAACACGAGGATGTCTAATACAGGAATTCTTATCTGCTTTTCCTGTTTCATCTCGTTCTTCGAACGGCAGCAGACTTCTttttggtggtggtggcggGGGAGGGGGATTCTTCTGCTGCACATGAAACTGTTCTACTTTCCCTGCCAAAGCGGAGGAAGCTTGTGGGCAGTTGATCATGGTGGTCATTTCCGTTACGCTGAGAAAGTTGGGTGCCGACTGTAAGAATACAGTGCTTGCGATACAGTGCTCTATATAGTTCTACATATCAACAACACAAATTGTTCAGACACTGCTGCTTCCACCTGCAGTGCTGCGACAGGGGGGCTCCAAAGGTTGCTGGTAATGTTAGTGAATTATCTCACAGTTCCAGTGGCAAATGCAAATCCACAAACTTCCAGGCTGAATCTGAAAGGTTGTATCCTAAGATCACTTTCACAGGCTTATTGAATCGAACCCTAgagcccccccacccacccacttaGTCCAGTTTGTTTGGGGAGGTGAGAATGCACTAATCACACCTAGCGTAGCTGcaggaagtaggggtgctggaGACCATCCTGACGCAGCCTCAGCAGCCCCGGATGTCATTCCAACTTTCCGTAGCTACGCCCAGATATGTGTGTGTAGTCCATTCGTCCTGGTGATTGCCATTTTGGCCATCAGGCACCTGTCTTTTGTCTGCACCTGAGGTAGTCATGACCAGTCGATTTCaggttgcttccaattttattatGGAATTAGTGGGGGAATTGTCAACATTGTACCAGCTAGCTATAGTCTGAAAAGTTATGGATTACTGGCTAGTTAGCATAACTCGTGGAAAAGGGCAGACATGGAGCAGCAGTGAAATGAGAGCCCATCTCTGAAATGTTGGAGAAAGTCCATAGAAACAGACAAAAGTGTCAACTTTGGAGATTAAAAAAACTGATTGGTGTGGTATGACGACCTTGATAAAATATAATAGATGGCCTATAGCCCTCATGCATCAGGCCTTAGCACATAGACATGAGATTTGTTACTATTAACAGGATTGCGTTTTTTTTGGCACCAAATATCTGACCAATGAGTGAAAGATATTTCTGACCACATGGTTTTTGTTGACAGAATTTGGTCTATTGGGCTAGAGAAAACGACCTAAGAGGTTAGATCAAATGGAGTGCAGTACATTACGTTTGGGATAACGTTTGGGATTACATTTGGGATAACGTTTGGGATTACATTTGGGATAACGTTTGGGATTACATTTGGGATAACGTTTGGGATAACGTTTGGGATAACGTTTGGGATTACATTTGGGATAACGTTTGGCATAACGTTTGGGATAACGTTTGGGATTACATTTGGGATAACGTTTGGGATAACATTTGGGGTAATAAGTTGCCATTTCGGATGCACTGCCTGAGACAGTCTCCAGCTCTGCTGCATAGTTTTCCCCACTGGTCCTGGGAGGGTTGCCTCCCCGCACTGATCCTCGTCCTCCCCCCGGCCTCGGAGCGCATCGCCCACCGTCCAGCTCCGCAGGGATGAGTTCATCGGCACGCTTGCTGCCAAAACTGAAATGAGAGCCTTCTGCTTAGGTTAGGCCAGCACATAGCGTGACTAACTGGAAtcagagggaggggggaaagCTGTTTAGTGCACGATAAAAGGAGGGCTGTCTTGGCTTCGGCTTCGTATCATCCTCATCCGTTGCTTAATCTCGCAGAATGTTTTTCCCTAAACACAGTTTACAGATCGGCTTCAGCAGCCACGCTGCTGTGTTGTCCGTTCGAGGCAAGCGGTACTGAAGTGGGCTAAAGTGGGCCAGTTAAGCAGTTGGTGAACTTTCTCACTGAGATAgctggtgggaggggggggtgtcAGTGATTGGGGATACTGTAAATGGTGTTAAAACATTGGGAAGTTTTATATTCAGTGTTCTGGAATCCCAGTGTGGAGCTATGGttgacgccccccccccccccctccccaaacacacacccacacctggGTTTTGTCATAACAAAGGCAAGTAGCCCTACTCAATAAATCTTACATCAACGCGTCTGTGCAGAGCCTCTCAAACCCCCCGCGCCGGAGAGACAGGAcgacgggggagagagagagagagaactgagaGAAAGGAATATGGGGTAGAAGAGAAAACCCAAGCCCACAAGTATACAACTTCCATTGTGGCACATTTGCCTGGGTTTATCCATTATTAAACTGAGGGGTACATCTCTTTCAGGCACATCCTTCTGTGCCCGAGACCTAGCAACAGTGAACATGCCTGGTAAAAatagaagaaagaaaaggacaCCGTAGGGAAATGTGCATGACCGATCCATTAAAGTGAATTGACAACATGTGTACAGATTAATTACTGCTATCGGCCGCAGTCCCCTCAGATTGCATGGATCCAAATTGCACGTCAGTAGTCATGCAACATGGTTTGATATGTTTTGCAAAGAAACTTTTACCAAGGAAGTAATCtatacctccacacacacatgtagaTCTGAATGGAATCAGCTTGTCACTCCCCCTTGTGAAAAACATATAGATAAAATGTCCTGCGTCTCTCTCTGTAGTCCAAAGCATCAGAATTCGTTAACACAATTTCCATAGCAACTGTCAAgtactgttgtacaatttcTGCATCATATCATGTCTTGCAGATCTAATGCAGTTTCCTACTACCAGATTCTTAGAAAGGCTCTCTCAGCCCTTATTTTTAGAAGCAAATAATATTTACACACAGTTAATAGatgtcaatgtaaaaaaacactACTCCTAAAGCCATTAATGTTGCGAATGTCATTCATGCTGATGAAAAGCATATAATACTCATACGTTCACAGTATCTTTCTTATGGGTCAGGCCTGTCAATGTCCCTATTCATCTGTTCTAGTTAACCCTTAACTACTCCAGCTTTCTTTACAAAATCACACTTGTCGGTACTCACTGGGCTTGTGAAACTGGTTAAATATGAAGTCGGCCAATTGAGGATTACATATCTCCATGGTGTTTTGCTCCACATTGTTTGCTTACTTTGGGTATGTCTTCCATTTGTACAGCTGGTCTGTCTGCAGTGGAACCCAGTAAATGTGATTGGCTAATTGCTCCTTCCATGGAACCGTAGATCTGGGTCTCCCGCCTGGTGCGGGAGCTGtggagacagagatacacaaaCAGAACCAACCAACGCTGAGTAGAGACACTGAGAGGCGATAAGCACTCACTCGCTGGCTGGTCGTAAAAGGCGCCTAATCCTGAGACAACAGTGAAATTGAAATCTCATAAACTGAGTGAGTTCATTTGTGAACATGTTAAAGAGCAATTGTTCCCATCCTCCTTAGCCCCAAGTACAGTGTTTGAAAAGTTAATCATtcacattcatttacatttgattaatacTTATGTATGCACAATTCGGGCACtgaacacatatatatatatatatatatatatatatatatatatatatatatatatatatatatatatatatacattggaTTACTATTGCCCAAAAGAGAGTAAAAATATACTACAATCAAAATGTGCACTACAAACATTTTTCACTTGCTCTGAGTATAgcgttgttgtgtttttttccatgGACTGCTAGTGACATTTTCTGAGATTGTTAGCCTGGCCAGAGCAAAAGATTAATATCCCTGTGAACTGAAACTGATTGAGATCAAATAGTTACTATAAGTAATCATGCTGTATGGATAAATATTTAATAGTGATCATTTATgcgattatatatatatatatatatatatcttttgtTTCCTTTGTTTCACCAGGTAAGTTGAACAAGAACAAATTGTAATTTAGAGCAAAGACATGGGAGCCATTAGAGTGAACTACCAGGATACCAGCCATCCGGATATAATGCAATGTTACTGTGGTATTATCGTTGGTCCTGTCAGGCTGTGATCATTATGTAATCTGGCAGAAACAGATTCAGCTTTGATGTGACTTTATTAAACTTGCCAGAGTAGCCTGTTCTCTACAAGCAGAGCAGAGACTGTTTGGGAATCAACACATTCCAAGAAGCATAGGGTGGCTGCTCTAAAGATCCTGTAAAACAACTCCACCATTTCAGATTTCATTACCCTGAAATTGGGGATATTCTTACTGCATATGAGCAAACATTCCCCCAAACCAGGTCTTATTTCATGAAAAATTCATTTTGGTCCACTTTTGTGTGGCATCTACCTCTATTTGTGGCTGCGACATGGTTTTAGCAGAGAACGTTTGAAGAAAGTACGTTGAAGAAAGAAAGGGTTGGGCAGTTTTGGGTACAGgcctttttttattctaatgtcATAGGATACGCAGTGGAAGACAAAATCAGGTAAAAAACTATCCTATTTACATTTAGCAGTATCAATAGCCTACTTTCTCTCTGCACAGGTTTCCACAACTGCTATGACGACTGACGATAAATATCTAGCTAGCTGACATGCTATAACGCCATAGTGTAACAAAGTCCAGCTTTTGGAGGCAGACAGCCCCCCCCAGGACAGGGTTGAGACTAGTTCACACGCTCCAACCAGACTTCCAGTGACAGCTGCAACGGGAACATTGGAGATCCATGCCGCCCTCTGAACCTTCACAGGCTGGGAGTGAGAACACACCACCAACACTGCCTGGCAAACACCTCAGCGGAGGAATGCTAAAGGATTTATGGAATATCTTTTGCACTGCCGTCAAACTGACTGAGCAGACTGGAGCATCGAACATGTAGAAAAGGTGTTGGACATAAGGTGACGGTCTACCCTTTTTTTGTCAAAGAAAAAGTACCATTAGAAGTCCGTTTTTGTATGGGAAAAACATTGTGAAGCACCACAATTCCACTGTAACTACAGCCATTTTAAGGGGGGAAAACTCAGGGAATGGACATAAGGCACAAGTGTTTAGGGTGGTTTAAACAGAGTTAgcaggggaggaggtgggggacaaCATCTAAAACAGAGGACAAACTACTCTCCGGGGTGGCTGTGTCGTCTCTGGGACAGCTTCCCAGACGTGGTTTGGAAGGAATAGGTGCAGGCGGTCGTAACTTCGGCAAGCTCTCCACACTCTCCGTCGCATCTTCTTCACCATCTATTCCTTATTTGGCTTCTCCCTCTTGCCTTTCTGCAAAGGCATTCATTAACCTTCACTGTTCAGGTCCCAATGTGAAGGCAGCTGTGCGGGGGCACAACTAGCCCTGTAGGCTGCCCCCGGAAGGTTTCAGAACCTGCCAGCTTTCTACTTCATGGGTGTTGGTGTGATTTTGAAGCGGCAGGCAGGGCCGTGTACAGGGGACAAAATACAGCACTTTCGTTTTCAGTTCTGTTCACTCTCTCCACTTATTGTTGTGTTACAGATGTAATCTGCTGACtatttgtaacattttaactaactatctactaaccataaacccttaacctaaccttaaccatagcAAGCAGTTGCATTGTCAacagatatttttttgttaattacTATGTGTACCATTTGGGAATCTCAAAATAACGGAAAAATGTGTCAGGATAAGTTATATAACAAAAACTATCCAAAAAGTCATTCAGATTCAGATCTTGGTCTTTGGTTCTCTTTGGCAGAGTtagttttaaataattaatatgtgtCTATTACTATGGCTTACTTTGAATTGCTTTGTGAAATTACACTtagaaaaataacatgaaaataatatCCCCACGaaagttaatttattttcaaaactcCCAAAGGCATCTATGCAGAAAAACTCTGAAGCCCTGTTAGAGTGGTCATTGGAGTTTTGATCAACTCCCTGGCGTTTATTTCGTCTGGCCAAAGTGCCAATTCAAGGTAGTCTTTGTGgctccaaatgttttccattacaCTTTGATTGAGCCCACTGTCCTCTTGGTAACATTCAATGTTTTAGCGTTTTATATAACCTTTCCAGATTTATGCCTCAGGCCAATTCTATCTTATCTCAGGTCTATGGAGaattccttggacttcatggcttttGGTCTGACATTACACTGTGCAGTGTGAGACCTTATATAGTCCTCAGTGTGCCTTTCTTAATCATATGCAATCAATTGAATTAACCACAAGCAAACGCCAATGAAATGTGACAGCCTTCCCAAAGATAATCAAAGGATGACATCTATATGTGGAGTGTCAagctaaagggtctgaatacttatgtatataagatatttcagatttttactTTCAATAGCTTAGCatatatttctaaaatgtgtttcattttgcTTTGTCGTTATGTGgtactgtgtgtagattgatggcccaaaaaatataaatcataCTTTGTGAAGCACTGTATTAAgatttaacaaaaaaatgtaacaaagaACTAAGTATAGTTTTTCAATGCATCAGTTGCATACCAGTCTTTTGTTTCTGAACAAACATGAACTTTTATGAGAACATCCCTGGTGACTTGATGCCATCTGGTTTTTAAAGGCAGACAAAACATGGGGGACGTTACAGAAACTTCATCCAAAGTGTCCTTAGGTGTGGAGCCACAGTCTGGTGGTAACACTCCATGCACATACAGAATGCAACTCCATGCCAGAGACCACAGTTCAGAACCTGCCTCCACCATTCATCAGCCATCTCCTCTTCATCTGACTCCCTATTGGATTCTGTCAGTCAATAAAAGCTGAAAACACCCTCCGAAAAAACAGATGGAGTCCTTCTTTATCTTGGCTATATGCACCTGTGGCTGGGCTTGGATGCAAGTGTGTACTACATACCATCCATAATTCTGCAATCTTTATCACAGCTCGAGAAAGGAATCTAGCCGAAAGGTTTAAACCTGGCTtcagtttctgtttgtttcaaaATTTTATGACTGGAATGGAAAGGAGTCTTTTCCATACTTTGTCATAGCtgcctgtttctgtctctgagTCTGTCCGTTTTGAAACTGAGATGTTGACACAGTCCTCCTGAAACCGTACAGTGAAGCAGCAGCTTCCTCCCTGGAGAACAGCAGTGGCAGCAAACAGGACATGGCAACCCTGACCCACTTTGGAATCGCTTTGGGCCTGTGTTAAATGGCACTCTTAAAGAGTGTGGAATCGGAAAACCGCAAAATTGCAAAAGAAGGAAAGAACAATTTACGAGGGGATGAGAAAACTGCTAAAGCCCTGGTGGGTGTGGGGAAAGTGCTGATAAGGCCAACAGAAATAGactaaaaatacaaacatagaCACCTCCCCCAGACAACAGTGCAAAGCGAGCTGTGGCACTGTCAATGAACTTCGGAACGACACACTCACCTCAACTTCATGTAGGTACAGAAATGTAAAGCTTGCATCTCATTACTAAAATATTACTAGAATAGTTAAGGTAAATACCTGGGAGATCCTGAGACACAACCTGGCAAAGGTCACCGTTCCTCATGAGTAAGCTGGATTACATTGTTCAAAGACAAATATAACTTGGATGAACCTCGACAATAAAACCTGATGAAAGTCAACTGCCATTTAATCCTAATTTACAGGAGGAATTCCCTTTCAATTCCCTTTTAAAAATGGAAAGGTTAGAAAGCAATGCCACCACATTGCATCAGATCTAAGAGAATGTAAGCTACAATAAGTAGGTGTTTTCACCAAAAGCAACTGATATTACACCATGCTGATGTGAGACGCCATTTGCGCTCTGATCTTACAAGTGATCTAAGAGACAAAGCTCAAGGCACAGCTAAAGCTGAGCTGGGTGCTTTGGTAGCAGTGCCAAGCCGTGAAATGCCAACAGTCACCTGACGAAAAGCTGAGTACAGCTTGGTGGTAAGAACTTTTTTCAACCAAGCCTGCAAAGGCTAAAGGTGAAAAAGACAAATGAGAACACAAACAGCTGCAAAGCCCTCTGCACGTCTGCCCACCTTGTGACATGGCAGAAATACCCTAAAACAATCGAACATCTGGCACACTGAGGGTCTCTTCTGCTGCGGGAAGGTGGAGGGGCGTGTGGTTTCCTGAGGAAGCAGCTGGCTGCCTGCAGGGCCAGAGAACTGGAGGATTATAGAGGCAAGGTGAATGTGTCCCAGGACCACAATGGGAAGGCAGGCAGTCAGGAGAGAGGGGCTGGTAACTATTAAAATTCATCAGATGCTGTAGTTCCCCTTGGCAGACGTTTGGTGCCAGTGGTTAAAGGAGGACCAAGAAAGCTGAGGTCCAGATTGTAGATTGCTGTTCTACCCCCCTGAGTCGCAAAACCACTGTTTGTATGGAAAGATAAACAGTGCCCTTCAAAATTAATGGCATCCTaggtaaagatgagcaaagaAGGCTATGAAAAAATGTGACTGTTGTTCATCAGCTTTATCTTACTCTCAAATATGAGAAAAATCTAAGCTTCATTTGTGGTAATATTCAAAAAACTAATTCAGTCAATGCATGTTTTTCTCAAAAAGGTGTGTCACAATAATTGATTCTTTGGTCTAGAAAAATGCTTTGGATTGTTTTCCTGTTAGAAGATCGAATGAAATTCACAGGTACTCTAAAATCTGCTGGTAGACTAAAGCCATGTATACTAGGTTCTTAGAAACTTTAGACACAGAACAGACACGTACATATTGATGACTAGGCTATTTTCTGGCAAGATGTCCAACTAGCTTTTTAGCATAGAGGTTTGGTCAAAT
Above is a window of Esox lucius isolate fEsoLuc1 chromosome 9, fEsoLuc1.pri, whole genome shotgun sequence DNA encoding:
- the LOC105021464 gene encoding insulin-like growth factor-binding protein 4 isoform X2; translated protein: MARCGGAAAAPPCWGLWAMGALSLATLCLTDEAIRCPVCSEERLASCRPPDGGCEETVREPGCGCCPACALAKGAHCGVYSPRCGTGLRCYPPRNVERPLHSLMHGQGLCTDEREAEDNSAMEKEDEIIPEHPNNSNIRCSPQDKRCIQKTLARHPAKTNQRNQNTREDTKAALAPCRAELQRALDRLGSNTRTHEDLFSIPIPNCDKNGDFHVKQVDSNQVLETSQG